A portion of the Caenorhabditis elegans chromosome III genome contains these proteins:
- the sqr-1 gene encoding Putative G-protein coupled receptor F59B2.13 (Confirmed by transcript evidence), which produces MSNNTTIPSKTATDICLTDRQMSLSVSSTEGVLIGTIIPILVLFGISGNILNLTVLLAPNLRTRSNQLLACLAVADIVSLVVILPHSMAHYETFETALWFRKFYGKYKFQIIAMTNWSIATATWLVFVICLERLIIIKYPLSVRKQAKFFTPRNVVTIIVVTTFILTSYNHVSHACAEKLFCNGTQYHVACLGIDSERWFRNEPNPNSEFMKSVVRVAPQVNAIFVVLIPVVLVIIFNVMLILTLRQRTKLFEPSKTIRGDSQFTQLQSKTEHKVTITVTAIVTCFTITQSPSAFVTFLSSYVHRDWVTLSAICTILVVLGKALNFVLFCLSSASFRQRLLMQTKQGILRKSTRTVSMVTSSTVVVDSLPESRKKSRVAMEMIERRTSASSCLVGGNRADRTHRANSSQSMIGERMPLKEFRRGTSFV; this is translated from the exons atgtcaAATAACACAACAATACCATCAAAAACAGCGACGGACATCTGTCTGACAGACAGACAGATGTCCTTATCAGTCAGTTCAACAGAAGGAGTACTTATTGGAACGATTATTCCAATTCTTGTGCTCTTCGGAATTTCCGGAAATATTCTTAATCTCACAGTACTTTTAGCTCCAAATTTAAGAACGCG ATCAAATCAACTTTTGGCATGCCTTGCAGTTGCTGACATTGTCAGTTTAGTCGTAATTCTTCCCCATTCAATGGCTCATTATGAAACATTTGAGACGGCGTTATGGTTTcggaaattttatggaaaatataaatttcaaattattgcaATGACAAATTGGTCAATCGCTACTGCTACATG gcTGGTTTTTGTGATATGTTTAGAAAGATTGATCATCATAAAATATCCGTTATCAGTGAGAAAACAGGCAAAG ttttttactCCTCGGAACGTCGTCACAATCATTGTTGTCACCACTTTCATCCTCACTTCCTACAATCACGTGAGCCATGCTTGTGCTGAAAAGCTCTTTTGTAATGGCACACAATACCACGTGGCTTGTTTGGGAATTGATTCCGAACGTTGGTTCCGGAATGAGCCAAATCCCAACTCTGAATTTATGAAGTCTGTTGTCCGTGTAGCTCCTCAAGTTAATGCAATTTTCGTTGTGCTCATTCCAGTGGTTCTCGTGATTATATTCAATGTCATGCTTATTTTGACGTTGAGGCAAAG aacaaaGTTATTTGaaccatcaaaaactattcgaGGAGATTCACAGTTTACCCAGCTTCAATCAAAAACAGAACATAAAGTGACAATCACAGTTACAGCAATTGTGACGTGTTTCACAATAACTCAG agtccATCAGCATTTGTCACATTTCTCAGTTCCTACGTCCACAGGGATTGGGTTACACTG agtgCAATCTGCACAATTCTGGTTGTACTTGGCAAAGCCTTAAACTTTGTTCTCTTCTGTCTTTCATCTGCATCATTCCGTCAACGTCTTCTCATGCAGACAAAACAAGGAATTCTTCGGAAATCGACGAG AACCGTCTCAATGGTGACATCATCAACAGTGGTGGTTGACAGTTTGCCAGAATCACGTAAAAAAAGTCGTGTTGCAATGGAAATGATTGAGAGAAGAACATCAGCTTCTTCGTGTCTTGTCGGCGGAAATCGAGCCGACAGAACTCATCGAGCCAACAGCAGTCAGTCAATGATCGGAGAGAGAATGCCTTTGAAGGAGTTTCGTAGAGGAACGAGCTTCGTgtga
- the sqr-1 gene encoding G-protein coupled receptors family 1 profile domain-containing protein (Confirmed by transcript evidence): MSNNTTIPSKTATDICLTDRQMSLSVSSTEGVLIGTIIPILVLFGISGNILNLTVLLAPNLRTRSNQLLACLAVADIVSLVVILPHSMAHYETFETALWFRKFYGKYKFQIIAMTNWSIATATWLVFVICLERLIIIKYPLSVRKQAKFFTPRNVVTIIVVTTFILTSYNHVSHACAEKLFCNGTQYHVACLGIDSERWFRNEPNPNSEFMKSVVRVAPQVNAIFVVLIPVVLVIIFNVMLILTLRQRTKLFEPSKTIRGDSQFTQLQSKTEHKVTITVTAIVTCFTITQSPSAFVTFLSSYVHRDWVTLSAICTILVVLGKALNFVLFCLSSASFRQRLLMQTKQGILRKSTRYTSVAAHV, encoded by the exons atgtcaAATAACACAACAATACCATCAAAAACAGCGACGGACATCTGTCTGACAGACAGACAGATGTCCTTATCAGTCAGTTCAACAGAAGGAGTACTTATTGGAACGATTATTCCAATTCTTGTGCTCTTCGGAATTTCCGGAAATATTCTTAATCTCACAGTACTTTTAGCTCCAAATTTAAGAACGCG ATCAAATCAACTTTTGGCATGCCTTGCAGTTGCTGACATTGTCAGTTTAGTCGTAATTCTTCCCCATTCAATGGCTCATTATGAAACATTTGAGACGGCGTTATGGTTTcggaaattttatggaaaatataaatttcaaattattgcaATGACAAATTGGTCAATCGCTACTGCTACATG gcTGGTTTTTGTGATATGTTTAGAAAGATTGATCATCATAAAATATCCGTTATCAGTGAGAAAACAGGCAAAG ttttttactCCTCGGAACGTCGTCACAATCATTGTTGTCACCACTTTCATCCTCACTTCCTACAATCACGTGAGCCATGCTTGTGCTGAAAAGCTCTTTTGTAATGGCACACAATACCACGTGGCTTGTTTGGGAATTGATTCCGAACGTTGGTTCCGGAATGAGCCAAATCCCAACTCTGAATTTATGAAGTCTGTTGTCCGTGTAGCTCCTCAAGTTAATGCAATTTTCGTTGTGCTCATTCCAGTGGTTCTCGTGATTATATTCAATGTCATGCTTATTTTGACGTTGAGGCAAAG aacaaaGTTATTTGaaccatcaaaaactattcgaGGAGATTCACAGTTTACCCAGCTTCAATCAAAAACAGAACATAAAGTGACAATCACAGTTACAGCAATTGTGACGTGTTTCACAATAACTCAG agtccATCAGCATTTGTCACATTTCTCAGTTCCTACGTCCACAGGGATTGGGTTACACTG agtgCAATCTGCACAATTCTGGTTGTACTTGGCAAAGCCTTAAACTTTGTTCTCTTCTGTCTTTCATCTGCATCATTCCGTCAACGTCTTCTCATGCAGACAAAACAAGGAATTCTTCGGAAATCGACGAGGTATACAAGCGTGGCGGCTCACGTGTAG
- the R107.9 gene encoding uncharacterized protein (Predicted), protein MIFGCRQTQNCICEKAKCIFSEAKKNKYERPLGLTQEHQRMNGKHFYLDF, encoded by the exons ATGATTTTTGGGTGTAGACAG ACACAAAATTGTATATGTGAGAAAGCCAAATGCATTTTCAGTGaagcaaagaaaaacaaatatgaACGACCTTTAGGACTTACACAAGAACATCAAAGAATGAATGGAAAACACttttatttagatttttga
- the nac-2 gene encoding Sodium-dependent high-affinity dicarboxylate transporter 2 (Confirmed by transcript evidence), with translation MKLNFLAACMKKLFRFNYGTNNTRYHVLPLSDEGMKPSPQRTLIKKLLVLLGPLVAVPLLFFGPEYRCLFSIIFLSTYWIGEAFPIGVTSLFPLALYPILQIVPSKQISPVYFKDSIVLFMCTLIMAMAVEATGLHRRIALKLLTKVGAKQPVMLLGFMCITSFISFFVSDTACTALMCPTAVALLMSMSDAVQHLKEDHRKPKPPPDDATVAEKLRIDDMTPQDAGFCKALILACAHASLIGGTAIITSTGPNLVFRENIHKRYPEGQVTMTYLQWMVFAIPPMFVYLLASYIILVCYFMGPSTFARWFERPSKEEAHLKKLIEKNIQTMYEDLGDVSWGEKSVFVFFILLIGSWISRDPGFTPGWGDLLPHRNFISDSVSGVLISCILFVWPKDPFDPIDPMAPILKWTDMKSKFSWSCTLLIGAGYAISEGVDKSGLSRLISCGMKNIFVGMSSLPLQLTVTTIIVIMTEFASNVSTGSIFIPISLGVAESMGVHPLYLALPTTVACSFAFMLPISTPPNAVVYDTKVISMVEMIVCGFLLNIACILITSLNMNTWTYFIFSLNIFPENIVISSENSSYPVC, from the exons atgaaactaaattttctagCAGCTTGTATGAAGaaactttttcgatttaattATGGAACTAATAATACCAGGTATCATG tgtTACCACTATCAGACGAAGGTATGAAGCCTAGCCCCCAGCGTACGTTAATAAAAAAGCTTCTGGTACTTCTTGGACCACTTGTTGCAGTACCTCTACTCTTTTTTGGACCG gagtaCAGATGTCTTTtctcaataatatttttatcaacCTATTGGATTGGAGAAGCATTTCCCATTGGTGTCACTTCTCTCTTTCCATTGGCACTTTATCCAATTCTTCAGATTGTTCCATCTAAACAAATTAGTCCagtttattttaaa GATTCGATAGTTCTATTTATGTGCACATTAATCATGGCAATGGCGGTAGAAGCAACTGGACTCCATCGAAGAATCGCACTGAAATTATTAACAAAAGTTGGAGCAAAGCAACCAGT aatgctgCTGGGTTTCATGTGCATCACGAGTTTCAT atcatttTTCGTTTCTGACACAGCATGCACAGCTCTTATGTGTCCAACCGCTGTGGCACTCCTGATGAGTATGTCTGATGCAGTTCAACATTTGAAAGAAGATCACAGGAAGCCAAAGCCGCCACCAGATGATGCTActgttgctgaaaaattgagaatagaTGATATGACTCCTCAGGATGCTGGTTTCTGTAAAGCATTAATTTTGGCATGTGCCCACGCATCGTTGATCGGTGGGACTGCTATTATCACTTCGACTGGGCcgaatttagtttttcgagaaaatattCACAA GAGATACCCCGAGGGACAAGTGACAATGACATACCTACAATGGATGGTTTTCGCGATACCACCAATGTTTGTCTACCTTCTTGCATCTTATATTATTCTGGTG tGTTATTTCATGGGCCCCTCGACTTTTGCTCGCTGGTTTGAAAGGCCTTCCAAAGAAGAAgctcatttgaaaaaattaattgaaaagaaTATTCAGACAATGTATGAGGATTTGGGAGATGTTTC gtggGGCGAAAAGTCAGTTTTTGTATTCTTCATTCTCCTAATCGGATCTTGGATTTCTCGTGATCCCGGATTCACACCCGGTTGGGGAGATCTTTTACCACACAGAAACTTCATATCAGACAGTGTTTCTGGAGTCTTGATTTcttgtattttatttgtttggcCCAAAGATCCATTTGATCCTATTGATCCAATGGCTCCGATTCTTAAATGGACCGACATGAAAAGCAAGTTTTCCTGGTCGTGCACACTTTTAATCGGTGCTGGGTATGCTATTTCAGAAGGAGTTGAT AAATCGGGATTATCTAGATTGATTTCATGtggaatgaaaaatattttcgtgGGGATGAGCTCACTTCCATTGCAAT tAACTGTGACTACAATTATTGTGATAATGACAGAGTTTGCAAGTAATGTGTCCACCGGAAGCATTTTCATTCCAATTTCTTTGGGAGTT gctgAATCAATGGGAGTTCATCCTTTATATCTTGCTCTTCCAACTACTGTAGCTTGTTCATTTGCTTTTATGCTACCAATTTCAACACCTCCAAATGCAGTTGTATACGACACTAAAGTGATTTCAATGGTGGaaatg ATAGTCTGTGGTTTTCTACTCAATATTGCGTGCATACTTATCACATCTCTCAACATGAACACATggacatattttattttttcattgaatattttcccCGAAAATATTGTAATATCTTCAgaaaactcttcatatccagtttgctaa
- the nac-2 gene encoding Sodium-dependent high-affinity dicarboxylate transporter 2 (Confirmed by transcript evidence), translating to MKPSPQRTLIKKLLVLLGPLVAVPLLFFGPEYRCLFSIIFLSTYWIGEAFPIGVTSLFPLALYPILQIVPSKQISPVYFKDSIVLFMCTLIMAMAVEATGLHRRIALKLLTKVGAKQPVMLLGFMCITSFISFFVSDTACTALMCPTAVALLMSMSDAVQHLKEDHRKPKPPPDDATVAEKLRIDDMTPQDAGFCKALILACAHASLIGGTAIITSTGPNLVFRENIHKRYPEGQVTMTYLQWMVFAIPPMFVYLLASYIILVCYFMGPSTFARWFERPSKEEAHLKKLIEKNIQTMYEDLGDVSWGEKSVFVFFILLIGSWISRDPGFTPGWGDLLPHRNFISDSVSGVLISCILFVWPKDPFDPIDPMAPILKWTDMKSKFSWSCTLLIGAGYAISEGVDKSGLSRLISCGMKNIFVGMSSLPLQLTVTTIIVIMTEFASNVSTGSIFIPISLGVAESMGVHPLYLALPTTVACSFAFMLPISTPPNAVVYDTKVISMVEMIVCGFLLNIACILITSLNMNTWTYFIFSLNIFPENIVISSENSSYPVC from the exons ATGAAGCCTAGCCCCCAGCGTACGTTAATAAAAAAGCTTCTGGTACTTCTTGGACCACTTGTTGCAGTACCTCTACTCTTTTTTGGACCG gagtaCAGATGTCTTTtctcaataatatttttatcaacCTATTGGATTGGAGAAGCATTTCCCATTGGTGTCACTTCTCTCTTTCCATTGGCACTTTATCCAATTCTTCAGATTGTTCCATCTAAACAAATTAGTCCagtttattttaaa GATTCGATAGTTCTATTTATGTGCACATTAATCATGGCAATGGCGGTAGAAGCAACTGGACTCCATCGAAGAATCGCACTGAAATTATTAACAAAAGTTGGAGCAAAGCAACCAGT aatgctgCTGGGTTTCATGTGCATCACGAGTTTCAT atcatttTTCGTTTCTGACACAGCATGCACAGCTCTTATGTGTCCAACCGCTGTGGCACTCCTGATGAGTATGTCTGATGCAGTTCAACATTTGAAAGAAGATCACAGGAAGCCAAAGCCGCCACCAGATGATGCTActgttgctgaaaaattgagaatagaTGATATGACTCCTCAGGATGCTGGTTTCTGTAAAGCATTAATTTTGGCATGTGCCCACGCATCGTTGATCGGTGGGACTGCTATTATCACTTCGACTGGGCcgaatttagtttttcgagaaaatattCACAA GAGATACCCCGAGGGACAAGTGACAATGACATACCTACAATGGATGGTTTTCGCGATACCACCAATGTTTGTCTACCTTCTTGCATCTTATATTATTCTGGTG tGTTATTTCATGGGCCCCTCGACTTTTGCTCGCTGGTTTGAAAGGCCTTCCAAAGAAGAAgctcatttgaaaaaattaattgaaaagaaTATTCAGACAATGTATGAGGATTTGGGAGATGTTTC gtggGGCGAAAAGTCAGTTTTTGTATTCTTCATTCTCCTAATCGGATCTTGGATTTCTCGTGATCCCGGATTCACACCCGGTTGGGGAGATCTTTTACCACACAGAAACTTCATATCAGACAGTGTTTCTGGAGTCTTGATTTcttgtattttatttgtttggcCCAAAGATCCATTTGATCCTATTGATCCAATGGCTCCGATTCTTAAATGGACCGACATGAAAAGCAAGTTTTCCTGGTCGTGCACACTTTTAATCGGTGCTGGGTATGCTATTTCAGAAGGAGTTGAT AAATCGGGATTATCTAGATTGATTTCATGtggaatgaaaaatattttcgtgGGGATGAGCTCACTTCCATTGCAAT tAACTGTGACTACAATTATTGTGATAATGACAGAGTTTGCAAGTAATGTGTCCACCGGAAGCATTTTCATTCCAATTTCTTTGGGAGTT gctgAATCAATGGGAGTTCATCCTTTATATCTTGCTCTTCCAACTACTGTAGCTTGTTCATTTGCTTTTATGCTACCAATTTCAACACCTCCAAATGCAGTTGTATACGACACTAAAGTGATTTCAATGGTGGaaatg ATAGTCTGTGGTTTTCTACTCAATATTGCGTGCATACTTATCACATCTCTCAACATGAACACATggacatattttattttttcattgaatattttcccCGAAAATATTGTAATATCTTCAgaaaactcttcatatccagtttgctaa
- the R107.2 gene encoding ATP-dependent (S)-NAD(P)H-hydrate dehydratase (Confirmed by transcript evidence), translated as MDHFIKLLPKLTPHLRKGDCGKMGVIGGSLEYTGAPYFAASSASRLGADLIHIFCDPDAAQVIKGYSPDLIVHPGMTANSIIPKLSRMDAIVIGPGLGRNPNIWPLMQELFEFVRNRDVPFVIDGDGLWFVSEHIEKFPRQMSATVLTPNIVEFSRLCKSALGEEDVLNVRNNSQLQHLAAELSRKMNVTIYLKGEVDLVVTPNGEVSKCSTESSLRRCGGQGDVTAGSLGLFLYWAKKNLGDDWTSAHHEAGIASSWLVRTAGRRAFEKHGRSMNTPLLLDEIPKLVRDVETREMKDTVHTDSSKH; from the exons aTGGATCATTTTATCAAATTGTTGCCAAAATTGACACCGCATTTGAGAAAG GGTGATTGCGGTAAAATGGGAGTAATTGGAGGATCTCTCGAATACACGGGTGCACCCTACTTTGCCGCTTCTTCAGCATCGCGACTAGGAGCTGATCTTATTCACATCTTCTGTGATCCAGATGCGGCTCAAGTTATTAAAGGATACTCTCCGGATCTGATTGTACATCCTGGAATGACGGCAAATTCTATTATTCCCAAACTTTCCCGAATGGATGCAATTGTGATTGGTCCTGGATTGGGACGAAATCCAAACATTTGGCCACTTATGCAGGAACTTTTCGAATTCGTCAGAAATAGAGATGTTCCATTTGTAATCGATGGG GACGGTCTTTGGTTTGTGTCTGagcatattgaaaaattcccacGGCAAATGTCGGCTACAGTACTCACACCGAACATTGTTGAGTTCTCACGTCTGTGTAAATCGGCTCTTGGTGAAGAGGATGTGCTCAATGTGAGAAATAATAGCCAACTACAGCATTTGGCTGCCGAGTTGAGTCGGAAAATGAATGTTACGATCTATTTGAAGGGAGAAGTTGATCTAGTGGTCACCCCGAACGGCGAAG TATCGAAGTGTTCAACCGAATCAAGCTTACGTCGCTGTGGTGGTCAAGGTGACGTCACTGCTGGAAGTTTGGGCCTTTTCTTGTATTGGGCAAAAAA AAACCTTGGCGACGACTGGACATCAGCTCATCATGAAGCTGGAATTGCTTCAAGTTGGTTGGTCAGAACAGCCGGAAGACGTGCATTCGAAAAACATGGACGATCAATGAACACTCCACTATTGCTAGATGAGATTCCAAAACTGGTACGAGACGTTGAGACTCGAGAGATGAAGGACACCGTTCACACGGACAGCTCTAAACATTGA